In Streptococcus parapneumoniae, the genomic stretch GGTCTCCCAAGAACTGAATGGCCTCCTTCATCAAGTCATAGCCAGACTGGGCAGTAAAGCTTCCTTGAAAGACCAGTTCATCATGATAGATTTCCTTCGCTTGACTGTAGTTTCTGAAATTTTCCAGCCGCTTATCCTGAATGATTTCTTCTTGGTCAGTTGTTTCTTCAAGGCCTGTTAGAATCCCGATACGGTCCATTCCTTGGCTGAGGAAATAATCGACAACCTGTTTCATGGCAGTATAAAAGTCCGTGATAATACAGGTGTGTCCTAGTGAAAGAGTATCACTGTCTAGAAAGACAAGGGGCTTTTGGTATTCTTCAAAGGCAGAAATCTGAGCTCGACTAAACTTTCCGATGCAGAGAATTCCAATCACTTCCTCGCTCAGGGTAAAAGGATGGTCATTAAAATAGCGCAAGATATCATAGTCCAACTCTTGGGCTCTTTTTTCGATGCCTAGGCGAATCTGGTAGTAGTAGAGGTCGTCTAGCTCCCCTTGTTCGCTGACCCATTGAATAATGGCAATCTTTTGCTTGGGCTTATGGGACTCGCCTGTTTTGAGGTGCTTGGTGTAGCCTAG encodes the following:
- the galR gene encoding DNA-binding transcriptional regulator GalR, producing the protein MATLKDIAQLASVSIATVSRVLNRDQSLSVTEETRHRILTVAEELGYTKHLKTGESHKPKQKIAIIQWVSEQGELDDLYYYQIRLGIEKRAQELDYDILRYFNDHPFTLSEEVIGILCIGKFSRAQISAFEEYQKPLVFLDSDTLSLGHTCIITDFYTAMKQVVDYFLSQGMDRIGILTGLEETTDQEEIIQDKRLENFRNYSQAKEIYHDELVFQGSFTAQSGYDLMKEAIQFLGDQLPPAFFAASDSLAIGALRALQEAGISLPDRVSLISFNDTSLTKQVYPPLSSITVYTEEMGRAGMDILNKEVLHGRKIPSLTMLGTRLTLRESTRND